Part of the Mangifera indica cultivar Alphonso chromosome 4, CATAS_Mindica_2.1, whole genome shotgun sequence genome, CGCAAATTCTAGACATGGGATGTTTTTGAACATGAAAAGCTAATTGCATTCCACCAGGTCTTATCCCATGAGGGTGTTTTGTACCTGAAATTGATGTGTTTAAGTCCAATGGCTGGTCTGATGAGCTTGTAGCATGACAGTAAATCagaaaatgctttttttttgcaataaatTGCCTTGGCTTTGTAGGCTCCAGCATTTTTTAATGAAGATGGGTAGTTAGTTATTTCAGCTGAAACTTACTGTCTATCTATGGATAATATGCAGAATCCTTACCTTCCATCTGGGGATCCATGTGGCTCAAGCAGTGGATCAGCTATATCTGTTGCTGCAAATATGGTGGCAGTTTCACTTGGTTCTGAAACTCATGGTTCCATCCTCTGTCCTTCTGATCATAACTCTGTAGTTGGATTCAAACCAACTGTTGGTCTCACAAGCCGAGCTGGTGTCATCCCAGTTTTCCCCCCTCATGATACCATTGGGTAAGGTTTTTTTAAATGCTTGCAAGACCTGTTAAActtaatattgtttttgtttaatatttctAGAGGAGTAAACTAGAGTTGCACATCTATAATATACACACATTTTCATGTGTATATGTgttgattattaaatttgaagttttaaCTAATTATACTTCATATCATGATGAATCTCAGACCCATAACCAGGACCGTCTCTGATGCAGTTTATGTGCTTGATGTGATTGTTGGGCTTGACCCAAGAGATTACGAAGCAACAAGTGAAGCAGCCAAGTACATTCCCCTAGGAGGTTACAAGCAATTCCTCAACCAAGATGGGCTTAGAGGGAAGAGACTAGGGGTTGTCAGACATCCCTTTGTGGACTCTCTAAGCAGATCCACTATCTCTGTATCATTTGAGAAACATCTCAACACGCTACGGtatgaaaagataaataatatagtcCAAATGTTTTATTGCTTTGAAGGGCAGGACCAATAATATTAGGCTTctgttttgaaaatttgcaGACATAATGGTGCTACCATAGTGGACAATCTAGAAATATCAGATGTTAATGTAATTATGAACCCTGGTAGAAGTGGGGAGCTGACCGCAATGCTGGCTGGATTCAAGACCTCGGTAAATGATTACCTGAAGGAGCTCATTTTATCTCCTGTGAGGTCACTTGCCGATGTTATCACCttcaatcaaaataatgaagaaCTGGTAAGAATGCTGTTCTCTAAAATGCTGTTTCTTCCAGCAGAAACCAAGGAGCTCTGGTCACCAAATAATATTAGTATCTCAGTTGTTTAATGGTTCTATTAATAATTAGCAGTGTAAAAAGGgcatatttttagttaaaactACATTATAAGGGAGAAAGAAGAGGTTTATGAGGGCATCGATTTTAGTTTTCTTGCTTGATTGTAGAAAATACTGCATTTGCCTGAAAATTCTcaagttttattcttaattggTCATTGTAGGAAAAAACTAAAGAGTATGGTCAGGACACGTTGATATCTTCAGAGAAGACTAGTGGGTAtggagaaaaagagaagaaggcATATGAATTAATGGAGAAACTATCACGCGATGGATTTGAGAAAATGATGGCAGAATATGAACTGGATGCGATGGTGACACCAGGTGTTGGTGCCATTTCTGTGCTGGCAATTGGTGGCTATCCAGGGATTACTGTTCCAGCCGGTTATGACAGCAACGGAATGCCATTTGGGATATGCTTTGGGGGATTAAAAGGTTCAGAGCCAAAGCTAATAGAAATTGCGTATGCATTTGAGCAGGCTACTATGATAAGGAGGCCTCCTTTCTCCAAATCATATGGATTGACAAaagataatttagttcaaagtATATGATGGTTTTGATGTCATTCATTACCATTCTGTATTTTTCCGTAAGAGATCGTTGTAACATATCCACTGATACATGAAACGAAAATTGGCGCTGTGGCAGTTGTAAATTTGTTGTGTCCGTCGGAATAACGTGAATAAGAGACAAAAAAGAACATTTCTTAAATTCTATTTCTAACATAGCATTGATTGGTGGACACTGAAATTCATACTTGTAGTCGGTTTTCTGAAATGTTCCCTTATGTTTTTTCTATAGAAAAGTTTAGGGGAGCCGGGTAACGGAACCTTTAGGAGAGGTTTCTCCTTGAAATGTCCCTTGTTTCCGGTTCCATCTAGCATTGTTCacctttattattaaattattatagtatttaattgaatattttttaattaaagataaatcaatcatattataataatatttaattaaattcttatataataatgatattcaattgggtatttaattgggtatacaaaattgtatttatatgGCATTGTCTCTATTGTTATGTGTCTATGATGCAAACAGTGACCATCCAAGTTGCAAGTCAATTTGCAAACAATGACAGTTTTCTGCTAACAATTTGCCATAAACCAAAAGACAATGTATAAATGATTCAAACGAAAAAGAAACACAAACGGAACTGAAACTCCAACAAACCATTCGCGCGAATGTAGaccaaaaacagaagaaaaccACCGCGCGCGCCCCGGGATTACTTTTTCAGGATGTTGATTAGGATATATTACAGGGAACTGAATGGGAGCTTTAGCACGAGCAATTCATAATTGCTTTCTGCTATTTTCTTGAGACCCATGATTAAAGGGCATTTGGTGGCTTCTCTGGATGCATTGCCTGACTCAGAGCACAatctattaaaatattcatttgcttTATCACATAACCCAATATTTTCCTGTAAACAGAGTCCAATTGTATGCACCCCTGTTGACTGCGTGAGTACTCTTTCTTTCCATCACGGTTCAAGGATGGCTACAAATTCTTCATCACTgggaatttttcttttctcctcaTTCTTCTTGATACTTCTTGTAGTTAGCAGTTCATTCTCTATCAAAGAAGCAACCATAGATGAGCTTCAATTTGCTTTCAAGCAAAACCAACTGACATCAAGGCAATTGATCGAGTTTTACCTTGGAGAAATCCGCAGACTCAATCCGATCCTTAGAGGGGTCATAGAGGTGAACCCAGATGCATTATATCTGGCTGATAAAGCTGACCAGGAGCGCAAGGCTGGAGCAGAAAGGTCAAAGCTTGGTTTGCATGGCATTCCCATTTTAGTGAAGGACAATATAGCAACCAAAAATAAGATGAACACCACAGCTGGCTCATTTGCGCTGCTAGGTTCTGTCGTGCCCCGCCATTCATTTGTGGTCACCAAGTTAATTCAGGCTGGGGCTATAATTTTGGGAAAGGCTAGCATGACCGAGTGGGCTCATTTCAGGTCATATGATCAACCCGCTGGTTGGTGTGCTAGAAGTGGCCAAGGAAAGGTAAGCGGATTTTACACAatagttctgttttttcttgTGATGGGATAATGTTCGATCTATGTAACTGTTCTTCACTTACTTTTGAGTTTATTCTTAGCAGGAATTAACAGACTTTTTATGCAGAATCCTTATGTTCTATCGGCAGAAACTTGCGGGTCAAGCAGTGGATCAGCAATATCAGTAGCAGCAAATATGGCAGCAGGGGCCCTAGGGACCGAAACTGCTGGCTCTATCTTATGCCCATCTGGCCTTAACTCAGTTGTTGGAATCAAGCCAACCGTTGGCCTTACCAGCCGAGATGGCGTCATCCCAATCTCCCCAAGACAGGACACTGTTGGGTATGGGATGATCCTATATTTCTCTACTTCACAATCTTAAATGGTGTTGTGTTTTTCATGAATACTTGAAGTTCAGTTGAAGTGTAACTAGAAAATTGCAATTTTATAAGTATGTGATGCTGCAAAATGCACTTTATTAATCAGCTAGCCCTGCAGTAAAACAACCTACCAACATAGAGAAAGCATATTCCTCCTTTTTTATTTGGGTGAAACAGGGGCACAGCCcagaattaaaaatgaaaataaattaagggGGATCTGAGGCTCCCTTAACATCACATTCTAGGATATCTTGAAGTTTAGAAGGAGCctaaaaaaacataaagaaagTATCCGtggaaataagtttttttttgcaACCCAATCAACAACAGAATTTGCTTATCAGATAGAATAAAGAATGCTTAAATTTCAAGTCAAAGAAAACATGTTATGTATGCTTGTAGGAATACTGGCATATTCCTCCTTTTCACTTGAAGTTGCTATGATTTACTTctcaaaatttacaatttaataaCAGACTGCTAGTCTGTGGAATTCATGCAGGCCAATTTGCAGGACTGTAGTAGATGCAGTTTACATTCTTGATGCCATTGTAGGCTTTGATCACAGCGATAAAGACACCAGAGAAGCATCAAAATACATCCCACCTGGTGGCTACAAACAATATCTTAAGCCTTGTGGACTCAGAGGGAAGAGAGTGGGAATAGCGAGGAATATTCCGGTCTCCAACTATGCAAACGAGTCTGATGTCAGTAAAGCTTTTGAGCTCCATATTCAGACTCTAAGGTAGTAGTATAACTAGTTTTAATTTGGGAAAATCTGATTACCCTTAAccaaataatgataataaaatgtcATATTTGTTATGCAAGTGAAGACAACGAGGTGCAGTTGTTGTAGACCATCTGAAATTATCCAACATTGAGGGTATTGTGGATATCATTGGGAGTGGTCAAATATTAGCATTGGCGGCCGAGTTCAAACTGGCCTTGAATGCATACTTAGAGGGACTTCTGGCTTCCCCGGTGCGGTCTTTGAAAGATGTTATAGCATTCTACAATAAATTCTCAAAATTGGTAAGTATATGAGCATAAGTTTCCCCTGTTTACCATTGTTTCTAGTTTTGCTCAGCATGAATGAGGTTCACATTTGATGTTTATGCAGGAAAAGGCCAAGGAATATGGGCAGTCTCTTTTTCTATTGGCGCAGGAAACAAATGGAATCGACAATGATGTGAAAGCGgcattgttaaatttaactaagCTTTCTGGAGATGGTATTAAGAAGCTGATGAAGAAGAACAAGTTGGACGCAGTTGCGACTCCTGGTATTGATATGGTTGGTGTTCTTGCAATTGGTGGATTCCCAGGAATTATTGTCCCTGGAGGATATGATGGTAAGGGCAAACCGTTTGGAATTTACTTTGGAGGGTTAAAGGGCTCAGAGCCAAAGCTTATAGAGATTGCCTATGGCTTTGAGCAGGCTACCAAGATTAGGAAGCCTCCTTCATTCAAGCCTTGAACTTTTATAAGACATGAAAACATACCCTTTTGCTTCTGTGAGGCAGTAATTTGTGCTTTGTTTTCAGtcaattttaccaaataaattcAACTTGTTTGAAGATATCGTAGGATGATAAAAAGTTTCTTTAAGAAATTGTGATATCGACAAATATTCCCGCTGGTTGGTCTGGAAGAAATGGCTAAGCAAAGGTCAATTTAATCTTATGCCCATCCAGTGTTACCTCAGTTGTTGGAATTAAGCCAACCGTTGGTCTGgaagaaatgacaaatattgcGGGTCAAGTAGTGG contains:
- the LOC123214825 gene encoding probable amidase At4g34880, with product MAINGKTSAWFLIFTVILVNPINGDEFPFTETTIQEIQSAFAKKKLTSRQLVDLYITQIETLNPQLRSVLEVNPDARREAEKADVERAANEGRRFLGELHGVPVLLKDSIATKDRLNTTAGSFSLLGSVVPRDATVVEKLRNAGAVILGKASLTEWYSFRSLGRVPNGWCARGGQAQNPYLPSGDPCGSSSGSAISVAANMVAVSLGSETHGSILCPSDHNSVVGFKPTVGLTSRAGVIPVFPPHDTIGPITRTVSDAVYVLDVIVGLDPRDYEATSEAAKYIPLGGYKQFLNQDGLRGKRLGVVRHPFVDSLSRSTISVSFEKHLNTLRHNGATIVDNLEISDVNVIMNPGRSGELTAMLAGFKTSVNDYLKELILSPVRSLADVITFNQNNEELEKTKEYGQDTLISSEKTSGYGEKEKKAYELMEKLSRDGFEKMMAEYELDAMVTPGVGAISVLAIGGYPGITVPAGYDSNGMPFGICFGGLKGSEPKLIEIAYAFEQATMIRRPPFSKSYGLTKDNLVQSI
- the LOC123213520 gene encoding probable amidase At4g34880; translated protein: MIKGHLVASLDALPDSEHNLLKYSFALSHNPIFSCKQSPIVCTPVDCVSTLSFHHGSRMATNSSSLGIFLFSSFFLILLVVSSSFSIKEATIDELQFAFKQNQLTSRQLIEFYLGEIRRLNPILRGVIEVNPDALYLADKADQERKAGAERSKLGLHGIPILVKDNIATKNKMNTTAGSFALLGSVVPRHSFVVTKLIQAGAIILGKASMTEWAHFRSYDQPAGWCARSGQGKNPYVLSAETCGSSSGSAISVAANMAAGALGTETAGSILCPSGLNSVVGIKPTVGLTSRDGVIPISPRQDTVGPICRTVVDAVYILDAIVGFDHSDKDTREASKYIPPGGYKQYLKPCGLRGKRVGIARNIPVSNYANESDVSKAFELHIQTLRQRGAVVVDHLKLSNIEGIVDIIGSGQILALAAEFKLALNAYLEGLLASPVRSLKDVIAFYNKFSKLEKAKEYGQSLFLLAQETNGIDNDVKAALLNLTKLSGDGIKKLMKKNKLDAVATPGIDMVGVLAIGGFPGIIVPGGYDGKGKPFGIYFGGLKGSEPKLIEIAYGFEQATKIRKPPSFKP